A genomic stretch from Solanum stenotomum isolate F172 chromosome 8, ASM1918654v1, whole genome shotgun sequence includes:
- the LOC125874392 gene encoding protein TRM32-like, with amino-acid sequence MGKNKWSRHVDHEDEDIHPGCMMGFIHALGYNSWHSRVKRKSLPRINDGSSRIRSIYSSKEKLVGEDPSELEMLLDDNESQFLVDNGTRKSKGSNKRSLKDKIKDLIAEEMHKEKKKSKKKKSGSSDQPKFQRTCSVEQTEHSEKKHPSILVPANVEGEESPDKKRMNAIDAYDTSIDKNALKSQLKDHAELLLEILRESESGYQNLSRGQLVSNKKARLTKSGSYPVSHLSRKTNFKPIKLEDKKKEVWSSAKGERLIGVTRTRSLSNYAKTLFTSLGLLDDDGRNLKLDKLSSLSTKGAVDNRENIEELVDVEDVNKVGTDHQNKSNGYCEIDGFDISKNTIMHKRSSSLNEFMNRYTKLFEHSFKKEMNLYPSKSLKLTSEYEIPPSMSFRRIRSLSYSESCSLLPNGVAGDIHFSEWLVKTVEERNSHMRGEIEKEEKSIYATEETGYKIQQVEGSEDIKIYEADNGVVEDLSEIINEVKMFKGNSYDEQEIKCNEPIPIDVVPNSEICFKEDISSYAEFQISEGFALKQNVDVDIQAKADHHDKSYRKENADFFYVRDVLDHSGFSRNFFKTTWHSEAQVLNPSLVRELESLWHEEEEECCLGEFDFCCHHHLLFDLVNEVLVQMYDKSFTYYPKALSYSCRVAQLLENRMNEEVCNNVGTLLRLKPEQESIDTIVDQDLKMDDGWMNLQLESECLALELEDMIFNDLLEELRCF; translated from the exons ATGGGAAAGAACAAGTGGAGTAGGCATGTAGATCATGAAGATGAGGATATTCATCCAGGTTGTATGATGGGATTCATACATGCCCTTGGCTACAATAGTTGGCACTCTCGCGTAAAGAGGAAATCTCTCCCGCGTATAAATGATGGAAGCAGTCGTATCAGAA GTATTTAttcttccaaagaaaaattGGTTGGCGAAGATCCTAGTGAACTAGAAATGCTTTTAGATGATAATGAAAGTCAGTTTTTG GTTGATAACGGAACTAGAAAATCAAAGGGGTCTAACAAAAGGTctctaaaagataaaataaaagatttgatTGCTGAGGAGATGcataaggaaaaaaagaagtccaagaagaagaaatcaggcTCTTCTGATCAACCTAAGTTCCAGAGAACTTGTTCAGTTGAACAGACTGAACATAGTGAAAAGAAACATCCTAGTATTTTGGTTCCCGCGAATGTGGAGGGTGAAGAATCGCCAGATAAGAAACGGATGAATGCCATCGATGCATATGATACTTCCATTGATAAGAATGCTCTAAAATCTCAGCTTAAAGATCATGCTGAATTgcttttggaaattttgaggGAATCAGAATCAGGATATCAGAATTTATCCCGGGGTCAGCTGGTTTCAAATAAAAAGGCAAGATTAACAAAGTCAGGATCATACCCTGTGTCTCATTTGTCGCGGAAAACAAACTTCAAACCAATTAAGCTTGAGGACAAGAAGAAAGAAGTTTGGTCTTCTGCTAAAGGAGAAAGATTGATAGGTGTTACTCGAACAAGATCTTTGTCTAATTATGCAAAGACTCTCTTCACAAGTTTAGGCCTCCTGGATGATGATGGTAGAAACTTGAAGCTAGACAAGTTGTCGAGCCTTAGTACCAAGGGAGCAGTTGATAATAGAGAAAATATCGAAGAGCTCGTTGATGTAGAAGATGTAAATAAGGTAGGCACAGACCATCAGAACAAGTCAAATGGATATTGTGAGATTGATGGATTTGACATTAGTAAAAATACAATCATGCACAAGAGAAGTTCCTCTCTAAACGAGTTCATGAATCGATATACTAAATTATTTGAACATAGTTTTAAGAAGGAAATGAACTTGTATCCCTCCAAGAGTTTGAAATTGACTAGTGAATACGAGATACCACCATCAATGTCATTCAGAAGGATCCGTTCTCTATCTTACTCTGAGTCTTGTTCTCTTCTTCCTAACGGGGTGGCTGGTGATATCCATTTTTCAGAATGGCTTGTTAAGACCGTAGAGGAGAGGAACTCACATATGAGAGgtgaaattgagaaagaagagaaatcGATATATGCCACTGAAGAGACTGGATACAAAATTCAACAAGTAGAAGGAAGTGAGGATATTAAGATATATGAAGCAGATAATGGAGTAGTCGAAGATCTTTCAGAGATCATCAATGAGGTAAAGATGTTCAAAGGAAACTCTTATGATGAACAAGAGATAAAATGCAATGAACCAATCCCAATTGATGTGGTTCCAAATTCAGAAATTTGTTTTAAAGAAGACATTTCCAGCTATGCAGAGTTCCAAATTTCAGAAG GTTTTGCTCTTAAACAGAATGTTGATGTCGATATTCAAGCAAAAGCAGATCATCATGACAAATCTTACAGAAAGGAAAACGCGGACTTTTTTTATGTAAGGGATGTTCTTGATCATTCAGGTTTCTCTAGAAATTTCTTCAAGACAACATGGCACTCAGAAGCCCAAGTGTTAAACCCTTCATTAGTTAGAGAACTCGAGTCCTTGTGgcatgaagaagaagaagaatgttgTCTAGGGGAATTCGACTTCTGCTGTCATCATCATCTACTATTTGATTTGGTCAATGAGGTTTTAGTCCAAATGTATGACAAATCATTCACATACTACCCTAAGGCCTTATCCTATAGTTGTCGCGTTGCTCAATTGCTAGAAAATCGAATGAATGAAGAGGTATGCAACAATGTAGGTACGCTGTTGAGGTTGAAACCGGAGCAAGAATCAATCGACACCATTGTGGATCAAGATTTGAAAATGGATGATGGTTGGATGAATCTTCAGTTAGAAAGTGAATGTTTAGCACTTGAACTAGAGGACATGATTTTTAATGATCTTTTGGAAGAACTTAGATGTTTTTGA
- the LOC125873044 gene encoding metallothionein-like protein type 2, whose amino-acid sequence MSCCGGSCGCGSGCKCGSGCGGCGMYPDLESTTTFTIIEGVAPMKNYGVVAEKATEGGNGCKCGSNCTCDPCNC is encoded by the exons atgtcttGCTGTGGAGGAAGCTGTGGCTGTGGATCTGGCTGCAAGTGCGGCAGTGGCTGTGGAGG ATGTGGGATGTACCCCGACTTGGAGAGCACTACTACCTTTACCATCATTGAGGGTGTTGCACCTATGAAGAA CTATGGAGTGGTTGCTGAGAAAGCAACAGAAGGAGGAAATGGCTGCAAATGTGGATCAAACTGCACATGTGACCCTTGCAACTGTTGA
- the LOC125874398 gene encoding fasciclin-like arabinogalactan protein 4, protein MAVTISLSHFTLPTFLYFLLLSTSHLPIFAINITNLLSSYPEISDFANLLATTSVAADLTQRSYLTLLVVPNTFLRSSDLLNNRSPPSSSSSSNLGDVLRYHILLEYFSWSDLRLIPPTGKLVTTLFQTTGRAPNNFGSVNITRNVNSNSVTIHSPTSNATILGLLKTLPYNISVFKVDSLLVPNGFDLMASETRPPLGLNITKTLIDAHNFNVAASMLTASGVEEEFERDEGGAGLTLFVPTDEAFSDMSSSMKFQSLPAEKKAVVLRFHVLHSYYPLGSLESIVNPVQPTLATEQNGAGSFTLNISRVNGSVGINTGIVQASVTQTVFDQNPVAIFGVSKVLLPQEFFGKNPIGSGSGESVVASPPEISLSPVNSPEIFSPPSHLSSPPILGKEVSSAANRKKGIFLWCIGFFYLLAIN, encoded by the coding sequence ATGGCTGTCACAATTTCATTATCCCATTTTACCCTTCCTACATTcctctattttcttcttttatccaCTTCCCACTTACCCATTTTCGCCATTAACATCACCAATCTATTATCTTCTTATCCTGAAATCTCCGACTTCGCTAATCTTCTCGCCACTACTTCTGTCGCCGCCGATCTAACCCAACGCTCTTATCTTACTCTCCTTGTCGTCCCCAACACCTTCCTCCGGTCATCCGATCTCTTGAATAACCGCTCTCCgccctcctcctcctcctcctctaaTCTCGGTGATGTCCTCCGTTACCATATTCTTCTTGAGTACTTTTCGTGGTCGGACCTTCGACTTATACCACCCACCGGAAAACTCGTTACCACTCTGTTTCAAACTACCGGCCGTGCCCCTAATAATTTTGGGTCTGTTAACATTACCCGTAATGTTAATTCGAATTCCGTCACAATTCATTCACCTACATCGAACGCTACGATTTTGGGGCTTTTGAAAACTCTTCCTTATAATATCTCTGTTTTTAAGGTCGATTCTCTTTTGGTTCCAAATGGGTTTGATCTTATGGCTTCTGAAACTCGACCCCCTTTGGGTCTCAATATTACGAAGACGCTTATTGATGCTCACAATTTCAATGTTGCAGCTTCAATGCTTACTGCTTCTGGGGTAGAAGAGGAATTCGAGAGAGATGAAGGGGGTGCTGGATTAACGCTATTTGTGCCAACAGATGAAGCATTTTCCGATATGTCATCGTCGATGAAATTTCAATCGTTGCCGGCGGAGAAGAAAGCTGTTGTATTAAGGTTTCATGTTTTGCATTCGTATTACCCTTTAGGTTCATTAGAATCTATTGTTAATCCAGTTCAACCAACATTAGCTACAGAGCAAAATGGTGCAGGGAGTTTTACACTGAACATTTCTAGAGTTAATGGGTCTGTCGGAATTAACACCGGAATTGTTCAAGCGTCGGTAACTCAAACGGTGTTTGATCAGAATCCGGTAGCGATATTTGGGGTATCGAAAGTATTGTTGCCTCAAGAGTTCTTTGGGAAGAACCCAATTGGTAGTGGTAGTGGAGAATCTGTGGTAGCTTCACCGCCGGAGATATCTCTATCGCCGGTGAATTCGCCGGAAATATTCAGCCCACCAAGCCACTTATCATCGCCGCCGATTTTAGGGAAAGAAGTATCATCGGCGGCGAACAGAAAAAAAGGAATCTTTTTATGGTGCATAGGGTTCTTCTACCTACTAGCCATTAATTAg